A segment of the Aridibaculum aurantiacum genome:
CTGGTACTCCTGATACTGTAGTAATAACAATGTCGGCTGCAACAGTAGCAGGCACTACATCGGGTGCTGCCAATGTATGTGCTGGTGCTAACAGCGGAAATGTATTATTGAATAACCATACAGGTTCTGTAGTGCAGTGGGAACAGTCCACTAACAACGGAACTACATGGACAGCCATTGCCAACACTACCGCTAGTTTGGCTTATACCAATCTTACCACTACTACATGGTATAGAGCATTGGTTAGAAGTGGAGCATGTGCTTCTTTGTATTCATCGCATGTAGCTATCAATACTTTTCAACCAGTAACTATAGCAGACGCAGGCCCTGATAGAACAACTTGTTTGCAGGATACCATTAAGCTAAACAACAACTTGCCTGCTATTGGTACAGGTAGCTGGAGTATGGTAAGCGGCCCAAGCAATGCCACATTCACTGTAGAAAATGATACATCTGTTTTAGGTAACCTGAAGAATGGTACTTATACTTTGGTATGGACAATCTCAAACGGGGTTTGTCCTCCAAGCACAGATACGGTGATCATCAATATTCAATCTGCTTCACCTAACTGCGGATGTAACGTTAGTTTCCCGCCAGACCTGGTGGATTGTAACAACTCAACAGTTGTAACTGCCAACAACCCTAACTACAGGCCGGTTTATAGTTCTAATAATCCTTCAGATAGGTATTCATGGACAATTACTGGAGGCCCGTTCAGCTACCAGGCAGGATCGGGTAAGAATAGCAGGTTTCCAAACATCAACTTCCAGAGTGGCTACATCTATACTATCTCTGTAGAATTTACCAATCCTTCAGGTACTTGTAGGGCTACCATGACGATGTATAGAAGCGTTGCTATCAATGCTGAGATTATTCAGCCGGTAAACAACGACACTACAATTACTTGTATGGAAGCTACACAAGTAAACTTGTTGGGAAGTGTAGCTGGACCATACAACAGTATTGTGTGGAGAACCACGGGTACAGGAACCTTCAACAACACGTCAATCCTCAACCCCGTTTACACATTCTCGGCAGCTGACAGGTTGAATGGAATGGTACGCCTTACTATGCGTGCTTATGCTAACATCAACGGAAACTGTAGTGCAGATGACTCAGCTTTTCTTATTGTCCGTATTACACCAACTGTAATAGGGCGAGATACTTCTATAGCCAGGTGTTCTAATACGCCTGTTGACTATATGCCATTTGCTACACCTTCAGGATCTACTTTTAGCTGGACCTCACAAGTGATATCAGGTAATGTTTCAGGTAATTCTGATTCTGGTACAAATCGTATTAATGACGTGCTCATCAATCATTCTTCTTTTGAAGATGCAGTGGTGCAGTATACTGTCATTCCTTACAATGGTCCTTGTGTGGGTAATCCTTTTACAGTTATTGTAAGAGTAAGGCCAAATCCAGTTGTTCCTGTGTCTGATCTTACATTGTGTACAGGCACTGCTATGAATGTGCCGGTTGCTGATTCAATTGGTACATCAACTTATACATGGTCTTCTTCGGTGGTCAGTGGAAATGCATCAGGTTTCTCTCAGCAGAATACACCTGTGCCTGCTACCACCATTGCTGATGTATTGATTAATACTACCAATGCTCCTGCAGTTGTGCGATATCGTATTACTGCTGTTTCAGCTTATGAATGTTCGGGTCCGCCATCAGAGTTCCTGGTAAATGTTTACCCGCAGGTAAGTGCAGCAGTTGCTGGTGCAGACAGATCAATATGTGCAAAGGATAGTGTTCATCTAAATGCCACGCCTACCACTTCCGGTACATCACAATGGTACCAGTACGATGGACCTACAACCGCTGATTTTGCAAATTACTACCAGCACAATTCTGCTGTGTCAAGTATGCAGGCTGGAACTTACCAGTTCATTTGGCAGGTTACAAATGATGTTTGTCCGGACAGTAGAGATACTGTCATTTTCCAGTTGAACGAATCTACTGTAGCTGGTATCGCTGAAGGTGATGCTACTGCTTGTTATGGAGCTAACACAGGAAATGTAGAGCTGACCGGGTATGCAGGTGATATAACTCATTGGGAAAGTTCAACAAATAATGGTGCTACATGGACTGTTATCAACAACACTTCAGCTGTACAACCATACAACAATATTACCGCCACTACATGGTATCGTGCATTGGTTCAAAACGCTACCTGTGCTGCAGAGTATTCTAATCATGTTGTAGTAACTGTTGTTCCGCAAAATACTGTTGCCAATGCCGGTCCTGATGCTACTATATGTTTACCTGCTACTTACCAATTAGCTGCCAATACACCAACAAGTGGTGCTGGTACATGGTCACAAGTAAGCGGACCATCAACAGTGGTTTTTGCTAACAATGGTCAACCAACAACTAACATCTCTGGCCTAACGCCTGGTGTCTATTCTTTCGAGTGGACGATCGCTAACGGCATCTGCGAAGACAGCAGGGATACAGTTGTAATAACGATAGACTCGCTTACTGTAGCTGGTACTACAGGTGTTGATACAACTGTTTGTGCTACTGCCAATAGCGGAATCATTACACTAAGTGGAAACGTAGGAAGCATAGTAAGATGGGAAGCGAGCACTGACAATGGTGCTACATGGACGAACTTTCCTAACACTACTACAACAGAAAATTTTACAGGCCTTACCACCACAACCTGGTACAGAGCACTAG
Coding sequences within it:
- a CDS encoding PKD domain-containing protein; its protein translation is MRRFLLFIWLLILVSFAMPANAGIELIRSGSYLVNMGVVPQTVGNGLKPYGLVYDLLKNHNVPVKWVINPSKGKDGVDFSHNGTLYAGGTFVIPAEYRTPAVNAVLASWAAQGVVGNTSSADLSLPVYKTLTHAPTWVLDRTSGSLAVAYFNNAGIPASAYGGSSATGWKDPSQLTACDDIFVMPHADVSWNTHNNLRTWNSTAKGNIWTGCHAASQLENITDAGGTTQLNFLTTTGMVPATSHQDGTLPFQYGAHGQPVMQFVRSLDNAVNNGTEKVYLPQNGGAWRPTTTLGVFNNSHTNIPGLSAGPSAALAFGRGFGNNNNGWVMYEAGHNLNNTGTIAERVAAQRAFFNFSFFSAADKNAAFDIQLNNIPQVVYPATPYNISFTVPSTVDLSAYSIQWTSSNGGSFSPSANQQNVVFTSLPTSGYSIISVSLTDACGRVVFASQGIYTCPDNFTPANAGADRMVCLQDTIHLAGNAPTAGTGTWRQISGPNTAVIANVNQPNSTVSNLVAGTYTFTWSIGNSACTGTPDTVVITMSAATVAGTTSGAANVCAGANSGNVLLNNHTGSVVQWEQSTNNGTTWTAIANTTASLAYTNLTTTTWYRALVRSGACASLYSSHVAINTFQPVTIADAGPDRTTCLQDTIKLNNNLPAIGTGSWSMVSGPSNATFTVENDTSVLGNLKNGTYTLVWTISNGVCPPSTDTVIINIQSASPNCGCNVSFPPDLVDCNNSTVVTANNPNYRPVYSSNNPSDRYSWTITGGPFSYQAGSGKNSRFPNINFQSGYIYTISVEFTNPSGTCRATMTMYRSVAINAEIIQPVNNDTTITCMEATQVNLLGSVAGPYNSIVWRTTGTGTFNNTSILNPVYTFSAADRLNGMVRLTMRAYANINGNCSADDSAFLIVRITPTVIGRDTSIARCSNTPVDYMPFATPSGSTFSWTSQVISGNVSGNSDSGTNRINDVLINHSSFEDAVVQYTVIPYNGPCVGNPFTVIVRVRPNPVVPVSDLTLCTGTAMNVPVADSIGTSTYTWSSSVVSGNASGFSQQNTPVPATTIADVLINTTNAPAVVRYRITAVSAYECSGPPSEFLVNVYPQVSAAVAGADRSICAKDSVHLNATPTTSGTSQWYQYDGPTTADFANYYQHNSAVSSMQAGTYQFIWQVTNDVCPDSRDTVIFQLNESTVAGIAEGDATACYGANTGNVELTGYAGDITHWESSTNNGATWTVINNTSAVQPYNNITATTWYRALVQNATCAAEYSNHVVVTVVPQNTVANAGPDATICLPATYQLAANTPTSGAGTWSQVSGPSTVVFANNGQPTTNISGLTPGVYSFEWTIANGICEDSRDTVVITIDSLTVAGTTGVDTTVCATANSGIITLSGNVGSIVRWEASTDNGATWTNFPNTTTTENFTGLTTTTWYRALVQSGVCAALYSDTTIITVVPAVTPANAGPDATVCLPATYQLAANTPTSGSGTWSQISGPSTVVFSNIQHPTSNISNLVPGTYSFEWTITNGICEDSKDTVLITIDSLTVAGTTDVDTTVCATANSGTITLSGNVGSIVRWEASTDNGATWTNIANTTATANFSGLTTTTWYRALVQSGVCAALYSDTTIITVVPAVTPANAGPDAIVCLPATYQLAANIPTSGIGTWSQVSGPSTVSFSSIQDPASSINNLVPGTYSFAWTISNGICADSRDTVVIELSSLTVPGTLADNDTVCAV